A window of the Vespula vulgaris chromosome 6, iyVesVulg1.1, whole genome shotgun sequence genome harbors these coding sequences:
- the LOC127064401 gene encoding ELAV-like protein 2 isoform X10 produces MMANGMDTVVQQNGGSTLGQTSQEESKTNLIVNYLPQSMTQDEIRSLFSSIGEVESCKLIRDKLTGQSLGYGFVNYHRPEDAEKAINTLNGLRLQNKTIKVSYARPSSEAIKGANLYVSGLPKNMTQQDLENLFNPYGRIITSRILCDNITVRQFVLGGGDNLPGLSKGVGFIRFDQRVEAERAIQELNGSVPKGSSEPITVKFANNPSNNKAIPPLAYLAPQATRRFGGPIHHPTGRFRYIPLSPLSSPS; encoded by the exons ATGATGGCGAACGGAATGGACACTGTCGTACAACAAAATGGAGGATCCACCCTCGGACAGACATCGCAGGAGGAGTCGAAGACGAATCTCATCGTAAATTATTTGCCTCAAAGTATGACGCAGGATGAAAtccgttctctcttctccagTATAGGCGAAGTCGAAAGCTGCAAACTTATCCGCGATAAACTTACCG GTCAGAGTTTGGGATATGGCTTTGTCAACTATCACCGGCCTGAAGATGCTGAGAAGGCCATAAACACGCTCAATGGTCTTCGTCTGCAGAATAAAACTATCAAG GTATCGTACGCGAGACCGAGCAGCGAAGCCATCAAAGGTGCGAACCTTTATGTGAGCGGCCTGCCGAAGAACATGACGCAGCAGGATCTGGAGAACCTTTTCAATCCTTACGGAAGGATCATTACTTCTCGGATACTCTGCGACAACATCACCG TACGACAGTTTGTGCTCGGCGGCGGAGACAATTTGCCCG GCTTGTCGAAAGGGGTCGGTTTTATAAGGTTCGACCAACGTGTCGAGGCCGAAAGGGCGATTCAAGAACTGAACGGAAGCGTTCCAAAGGGCTCGAGTGAGCCGATCACCGTCAAGTTTGCCAACAATCCAAGCAACAACAAGGCGATACCGCCGTTGGCCTATCTGGCACCCCAGGCGACACGTCGCTTTGGCGGCCCGATCCACCATCCAACTGGCCGCTTCAGGTACATTCCACTGTCGCCACTATCCAG TCCATCCTGA
- the LOC127064401 gene encoding ELAV-like protein 2 isoform X11, giving the protein MMANGMDTVVQQNGGSTLGQTSQEESKTNLIVNYLPQSMTQDEIRSLFSSIGEVESCKLIRDKLTGQSLGYGFVNYHRPEDAEKAINTLNGLRLQNKTIKVSYARPSSEAIKGANLYVSGLPKNMTQQDLENLFNPYGRIITSRILCDNITVRQFVLGGGDNLPGLSKGVGFIRFDQRVEAERAIQELNGSVPKGSSEPITVKFANNPSNNKAIPPLAYLAPQATRRFGGPIHHPTGRFSPS; this is encoded by the exons ATGATGGCGAACGGAATGGACACTGTCGTACAACAAAATGGAGGATCCACCCTCGGACAGACATCGCAGGAGGAGTCGAAGACGAATCTCATCGTAAATTATTTGCCTCAAAGTATGACGCAGGATGAAAtccgttctctcttctccagTATAGGCGAAGTCGAAAGCTGCAAACTTATCCGCGATAAACTTACCG GTCAGAGTTTGGGATATGGCTTTGTCAACTATCACCGGCCTGAAGATGCTGAGAAGGCCATAAACACGCTCAATGGTCTTCGTCTGCAGAATAAAACTATCAAG GTATCGTACGCGAGACCGAGCAGCGAAGCCATCAAAGGTGCGAACCTTTATGTGAGCGGCCTGCCGAAGAACATGACGCAGCAGGATCTGGAGAACCTTTTCAATCCTTACGGAAGGATCATTACTTCTCGGATACTCTGCGACAACATCACCG TACGACAGTTTGTGCTCGGCGGCGGAGACAATTTGCCCG GCTTGTCGAAAGGGGTCGGTTTTATAAGGTTCGACCAACGTGTCGAGGCCGAAAGGGCGATTCAAGAACTGAACGGAAGCGTTCCAAAGGGCTCGAGTGAGCCGATCACCGTCAAGTTTGCCAACAATCCAAGCAACAACAAGGCGATACCGCCGTTGGCCTATCTGGCACCCCAGGCGACACGTCGCTTTGGCGGCCCGATCCACCATCCAACTGGCCGCTTCAG TCCATCCTGA
- the LOC127064401 gene encoding ELAV-like protein 1 isoform X1, which yields MMANGMDTVVQQNGGSTLGQTSQEESKTNLIVNYLPQSMTQDEIRSLFSSIGEVESCKLIRDKLTGQSLGYGFVNYHRPEDAEKAINTLNGLRLQNKTIKVSYARPSSEAIKGANLYVSGLPKNMTQQDLENLFNPYGRIITSRILCDNITVRQFVLGGGDNLPGLSKGVGFIRFDQRVEAERAIQELNGSVPKGSSEPITVKFANNPSNNKAIPPLAYLAPQATRRFGGPIHHPTGRFRYIPLSPLSSTGKAMLAINKGLQRSLQTVLIPSRKNTRYSPLAGDLLANSMLPGNAMNGSGWCIFVYNLAPETEENVLWQLFGPFGAVQSVKVIRDLQTNKCKGFGFVTMTNYEEAVVAIQSLNGYTLGNRVLQVSFKTNKSKAA from the exons ATGATGGCGAACGGAATGGACACTGTCGTACAACAAAATGGAGGATCCACCCTCGGACAGACATCGCAGGAGGAGTCGAAGACGAATCTCATCGTAAATTATTTGCCTCAAAGTATGACGCAGGATGAAAtccgttctctcttctccagTATAGGCGAAGTCGAAAGCTGCAAACTTATCCGCGATAAACTTACCG GTCAGAGTTTGGGATATGGCTTTGTCAACTATCACCGGCCTGAAGATGCTGAGAAGGCCATAAACACGCTCAATGGTCTTCGTCTGCAGAATAAAACTATCAAG GTATCGTACGCGAGACCGAGCAGCGAAGCCATCAAAGGTGCGAACCTTTATGTGAGCGGCCTGCCGAAGAACATGACGCAGCAGGATCTGGAGAACCTTTTCAATCCTTACGGAAGGATCATTACTTCTCGGATACTCTGCGACAACATCACCG TACGACAGTTTGTGCTCGGCGGCGGAGACAATTTGCCCG GCTTGTCGAAAGGGGTCGGTTTTATAAGGTTCGACCAACGTGTCGAGGCCGAAAGGGCGATTCAAGAACTGAACGGAAGCGTTCCAAAGGGCTCGAGTGAGCCGATCACCGTCAAGTTTGCCAACAATCCAAGCAACAACAAGGCGATACCGCCGTTGGCCTATCTGGCACCCCAGGCGACACGTCGCTTTGGCGGCCCGATCCACCATCCAACTGGCCGCTTCAGGTACATTCCACTGTCGCCACTATCCAG CACTGGCAAGGCCATGCTTGCCATTAACAAAGGCTTACAGAG aTCCCTTCAGACGGTTTTAATACCATCAAGGAAAAATACAAG GTACAGTCCGTTGGCGGGTGACCTCCTTGCGAACTCGATGCTGCCAGGTAACGCGATGAACGGTTCCGGTTGGTGCATCTTTGTCTACAACCTAGCACCCGAGACTGAGGAGAACGTCCTGTGGCAACTCTTCGGTCCTTTCGGCGCCGTCCAGTCGGTGAAGGTCATCCGGGATCTTCAGACAAACAAGTGCAAGGGTTTTGGTTTCGTAACGATGACCAATTACGAGGAGGCGGTGGTGGCGATTCAAAGCCTGAACGGTTACACCCTTGGCAATCGCGTGCTCCAGGTCAGCTTTAAGACGAACAAGAGCAAAGCCGCGTAG
- the LOC127064401 gene encoding ELAV-like protein 1 isoform X3 gives MMANGMDTVVQQNGGSTLGQTSQEESKTNLIVNYLPQSMTQDEIRSLFSSIGEVESCKLIRDKLTGQSLGYGFVNYHRPEDAEKAINTLNGLRLQNKTIKVSYARPSSEAIKGANLYVSGLPKNMTQQDLENLFNPYGRIITSRILCDNITGLSKGVGFIRFDQRVEAERAIQELNGSVPKGSSEPITVKFANNPSNNKAIPPLAYLAPQATRRFGGPIHHPTGRFRYIPLSPLSSTGKAMLAINKGLQRSLQTVLIPSRKNTRYSPLAGDLLANSMLPGNAMNGSGWCIFVYNLAPETEENVLWQLFGPFGAVQSVKVIRDLQTNKCKGFGFVTMTNYEEAVVAIQSLNGYTLGNRVLQVSFKTNKSKAA, from the exons ATGATGGCGAACGGAATGGACACTGTCGTACAACAAAATGGAGGATCCACCCTCGGACAGACATCGCAGGAGGAGTCGAAGACGAATCTCATCGTAAATTATTTGCCTCAAAGTATGACGCAGGATGAAAtccgttctctcttctccagTATAGGCGAAGTCGAAAGCTGCAAACTTATCCGCGATAAACTTACCG GTCAGAGTTTGGGATATGGCTTTGTCAACTATCACCGGCCTGAAGATGCTGAGAAGGCCATAAACACGCTCAATGGTCTTCGTCTGCAGAATAAAACTATCAAG GTATCGTACGCGAGACCGAGCAGCGAAGCCATCAAAGGTGCGAACCTTTATGTGAGCGGCCTGCCGAAGAACATGACGCAGCAGGATCTGGAGAACCTTTTCAATCCTTACGGAAGGATCATTACTTCTCGGATACTCTGCGACAACATCACCG GCTTGTCGAAAGGGGTCGGTTTTATAAGGTTCGACCAACGTGTCGAGGCCGAAAGGGCGATTCAAGAACTGAACGGAAGCGTTCCAAAGGGCTCGAGTGAGCCGATCACCGTCAAGTTTGCCAACAATCCAAGCAACAACAAGGCGATACCGCCGTTGGCCTATCTGGCACCCCAGGCGACACGTCGCTTTGGCGGCCCGATCCACCATCCAACTGGCCGCTTCAGGTACATTCCACTGTCGCCACTATCCAG CACTGGCAAGGCCATGCTTGCCATTAACAAAGGCTTACAGAG aTCCCTTCAGACGGTTTTAATACCATCAAGGAAAAATACAAG GTACAGTCCGTTGGCGGGTGACCTCCTTGCGAACTCGATGCTGCCAGGTAACGCGATGAACGGTTCCGGTTGGTGCATCTTTGTCTACAACCTAGCACCCGAGACTGAGGAGAACGTCCTGTGGCAACTCTTCGGTCCTTTCGGCGCCGTCCAGTCGGTGAAGGTCATCCGGGATCTTCAGACAAACAAGTGCAAGGGTTTTGGTTTCGTAACGATGACCAATTACGAGGAGGCGGTGGTGGCGATTCAAAGCCTGAACGGTTACACCCTTGGCAATCGCGTGCTCCAGGTCAGCTTTAAGACGAACAAGAGCAAAGCCGCGTAG
- the LOC127064401 gene encoding ELAV-like protein 3 isoform X5, whose amino-acid sequence MMANGMDTVVQQNGGSTLGQTSQEESKTNLIVNYLPQSMTQDEIRSLFSSIGEVESCKLIRDKLTGQSLGYGFVNYHRPEDAEKAINTLNGLRLQNKTIKVSYARPSSEAIKGANLYVSGLPKNMTQQDLENLFNPYGRIITSRILCDNITVRQFVLGGGDNLPGLSKGVGFIRFDQRVEAERAIQELNGSVPKGSSEPITVKFANNPSNNKAIPPLAYLAPQATRRFGGPIHHPTGRFSTGKAMLAINKGLQRYSPLAGDLLANSMLPGNAMNGSGWCIFVYNLAPETEENVLWQLFGPFGAVQSVKVIRDLQTNKCKGFGFVTMTNYEEAVVAIQSLNGYTLGNRVLQVSFKTNKSKAA is encoded by the exons ATGATGGCGAACGGAATGGACACTGTCGTACAACAAAATGGAGGATCCACCCTCGGACAGACATCGCAGGAGGAGTCGAAGACGAATCTCATCGTAAATTATTTGCCTCAAAGTATGACGCAGGATGAAAtccgttctctcttctccagTATAGGCGAAGTCGAAAGCTGCAAACTTATCCGCGATAAACTTACCG GTCAGAGTTTGGGATATGGCTTTGTCAACTATCACCGGCCTGAAGATGCTGAGAAGGCCATAAACACGCTCAATGGTCTTCGTCTGCAGAATAAAACTATCAAG GTATCGTACGCGAGACCGAGCAGCGAAGCCATCAAAGGTGCGAACCTTTATGTGAGCGGCCTGCCGAAGAACATGACGCAGCAGGATCTGGAGAACCTTTTCAATCCTTACGGAAGGATCATTACTTCTCGGATACTCTGCGACAACATCACCG TACGACAGTTTGTGCTCGGCGGCGGAGACAATTTGCCCG GCTTGTCGAAAGGGGTCGGTTTTATAAGGTTCGACCAACGTGTCGAGGCCGAAAGGGCGATTCAAGAACTGAACGGAAGCGTTCCAAAGGGCTCGAGTGAGCCGATCACCGTCAAGTTTGCCAACAATCCAAGCAACAACAAGGCGATACCGCCGTTGGCCTATCTGGCACCCCAGGCGACACGTCGCTTTGGCGGCCCGATCCACCATCCAACTGGCCGCTTCAG CACTGGCAAGGCCATGCTTGCCATTAACAAAGGCTTACAGAG GTACAGTCCGTTGGCGGGTGACCTCCTTGCGAACTCGATGCTGCCAGGTAACGCGATGAACGGTTCCGGTTGGTGCATCTTTGTCTACAACCTAGCACCCGAGACTGAGGAGAACGTCCTGTGGCAACTCTTCGGTCCTTTCGGCGCCGTCCAGTCGGTGAAGGTCATCCGGGATCTTCAGACAAACAAGTGCAAGGGTTTTGGTTTCGTAACGATGACCAATTACGAGGAGGCGGTGGTGGCGATTCAAAGCCTGAACGGTTACACCCTTGGCAATCGCGTGCTCCAGGTCAGCTTTAAGACGAACAAGAGCAAAGCCGCGTAG
- the LOC127064401 gene encoding ELAV-like protein 1 isoform X7, producing MMANGMDTVVQQNGGSTLGQTSQEESKTNLIVNYLPQSMTQDEIRSLFSSIGEVESCKLIRDKLTGQSLGYGFVNYHRPEDAEKAINTLNGLRLQNKTIKVSYARPSSEAIKGANLYVSGLPKNMTQQDLENLFNPYGRIITSRILCDNITVRQFVLGGGDNLPGLSKGVGFIRFDQRVEAERAIQELNGSVPKGSSEPITVKFANNPSNNKAIPPLAYLAPQATRRFGGPIHHPTGRFRYSPLAGDLLANSMLPGNAMNGSGWCIFVYNLAPETEENVLWQLFGPFGAVQSVKVIRDLQTNKCKGFGFVTMTNYEEAVVAIQSLNGYTLGNRVLQVSFKTNKSKAA from the exons ATGATGGCGAACGGAATGGACACTGTCGTACAACAAAATGGAGGATCCACCCTCGGACAGACATCGCAGGAGGAGTCGAAGACGAATCTCATCGTAAATTATTTGCCTCAAAGTATGACGCAGGATGAAAtccgttctctcttctccagTATAGGCGAAGTCGAAAGCTGCAAACTTATCCGCGATAAACTTACCG GTCAGAGTTTGGGATATGGCTTTGTCAACTATCACCGGCCTGAAGATGCTGAGAAGGCCATAAACACGCTCAATGGTCTTCGTCTGCAGAATAAAACTATCAAG GTATCGTACGCGAGACCGAGCAGCGAAGCCATCAAAGGTGCGAACCTTTATGTGAGCGGCCTGCCGAAGAACATGACGCAGCAGGATCTGGAGAACCTTTTCAATCCTTACGGAAGGATCATTACTTCTCGGATACTCTGCGACAACATCACCG TACGACAGTTTGTGCTCGGCGGCGGAGACAATTTGCCCG GCTTGTCGAAAGGGGTCGGTTTTATAAGGTTCGACCAACGTGTCGAGGCCGAAAGGGCGATTCAAGAACTGAACGGAAGCGTTCCAAAGGGCTCGAGTGAGCCGATCACCGTCAAGTTTGCCAACAATCCAAGCAACAACAAGGCGATACCGCCGTTGGCCTATCTGGCACCCCAGGCGACACGTCGCTTTGGCGGCCCGATCCACCATCCAACTGGCCGCTTCAG GTACAGTCCGTTGGCGGGTGACCTCCTTGCGAACTCGATGCTGCCAGGTAACGCGATGAACGGTTCCGGTTGGTGCATCTTTGTCTACAACCTAGCACCCGAGACTGAGGAGAACGTCCTGTGGCAACTCTTCGGTCCTTTCGGCGCCGTCCAGTCGGTGAAGGTCATCCGGGATCTTCAGACAAACAAGTGCAAGGGTTTTGGTTTCGTAACGATGACCAATTACGAGGAGGCGGTGGTGGCGATTCAAAGCCTGAACGGTTACACCCTTGGCAATCGCGTGCTCCAGGTCAGCTTTAAGACGAACAAGAGCAAAGCCGCGTAG
- the LOC127064401 gene encoding ELAV-like protein 1 isoform X6, giving the protein MMANGMDTVVQQNGGSTLGQTSQEESKTNLIVNYLPQSMTQDEIRSLFSSIGEVESCKLIRDKLTGQSLGYGFVNYHRPEDAEKAINTLNGLRLQNKTIKVSYARPSSEAIKGANLYVSGLPKNMTQQDLENLFNPYGRIITSRILCDNITVRQFVLGGGDNLPGLSKGVGFIRFDQRVEAERAIQELNGSVPKGSSEPITVKFANNPSNNKAIPPLAYLAPQATRRFGGPIHHPTGRFRYIPLSPLSRYSPLAGDLLANSMLPGNAMNGSGWCIFVYNLAPETEENVLWQLFGPFGAVQSVKVIRDLQTNKCKGFGFVTMTNYEEAVVAIQSLNGYTLGNRVLQVSFKTNKSKAA; this is encoded by the exons ATGATGGCGAACGGAATGGACACTGTCGTACAACAAAATGGAGGATCCACCCTCGGACAGACATCGCAGGAGGAGTCGAAGACGAATCTCATCGTAAATTATTTGCCTCAAAGTATGACGCAGGATGAAAtccgttctctcttctccagTATAGGCGAAGTCGAAAGCTGCAAACTTATCCGCGATAAACTTACCG GTCAGAGTTTGGGATATGGCTTTGTCAACTATCACCGGCCTGAAGATGCTGAGAAGGCCATAAACACGCTCAATGGTCTTCGTCTGCAGAATAAAACTATCAAG GTATCGTACGCGAGACCGAGCAGCGAAGCCATCAAAGGTGCGAACCTTTATGTGAGCGGCCTGCCGAAGAACATGACGCAGCAGGATCTGGAGAACCTTTTCAATCCTTACGGAAGGATCATTACTTCTCGGATACTCTGCGACAACATCACCG TACGACAGTTTGTGCTCGGCGGCGGAGACAATTTGCCCG GCTTGTCGAAAGGGGTCGGTTTTATAAGGTTCGACCAACGTGTCGAGGCCGAAAGGGCGATTCAAGAACTGAACGGAAGCGTTCCAAAGGGCTCGAGTGAGCCGATCACCGTCAAGTTTGCCAACAATCCAAGCAACAACAAGGCGATACCGCCGTTGGCCTATCTGGCACCCCAGGCGACACGTCGCTTTGGCGGCCCGATCCACCATCCAACTGGCCGCTTCAGGTACATTCCACTGTCGCCACTATCCAG GTACAGTCCGTTGGCGGGTGACCTCCTTGCGAACTCGATGCTGCCAGGTAACGCGATGAACGGTTCCGGTTGGTGCATCTTTGTCTACAACCTAGCACCCGAGACTGAGGAGAACGTCCTGTGGCAACTCTTCGGTCCTTTCGGCGCCGTCCAGTCGGTGAAGGTCATCCGGGATCTTCAGACAAACAAGTGCAAGGGTTTTGGTTTCGTAACGATGACCAATTACGAGGAGGCGGTGGTGGCGATTCAAAGCCTGAACGGTTACACCCTTGGCAATCGCGTGCTCCAGGTCAGCTTTAAGACGAACAAGAGCAAAGCCGCGTAG
- the LOC127064401 gene encoding ELAV-like protein 1 isoform X8, with protein MMANGMDTVVQQNGGSTLGQTSQEESKTNLIVNYLPQSMTQDEIRSLFSSIGEVESCKLIRDKLTGQSLGYGFVNYHRPEDAEKAINTLNGLRLQNKTIKVSYARPSSEAIKGANLYVSGLPKNMTQQDLENLFNPYGRIITSRILCDNITGLSKGVGFIRFDQRVEAERAIQELNGSVPKGSSEPITVKFANNPSNNKAIPPLAYLAPQATRRFGGPIHHPTGRFRYIPLSPLSRYSPLAGDLLANSMLPGNAMNGSGWCIFVYNLAPETEENVLWQLFGPFGAVQSVKVIRDLQTNKCKGFGFVTMTNYEEAVVAIQSLNGYTLGNRVLQVSFKTNKSKAA; from the exons ATGATGGCGAACGGAATGGACACTGTCGTACAACAAAATGGAGGATCCACCCTCGGACAGACATCGCAGGAGGAGTCGAAGACGAATCTCATCGTAAATTATTTGCCTCAAAGTATGACGCAGGATGAAAtccgttctctcttctccagTATAGGCGAAGTCGAAAGCTGCAAACTTATCCGCGATAAACTTACCG GTCAGAGTTTGGGATATGGCTTTGTCAACTATCACCGGCCTGAAGATGCTGAGAAGGCCATAAACACGCTCAATGGTCTTCGTCTGCAGAATAAAACTATCAAG GTATCGTACGCGAGACCGAGCAGCGAAGCCATCAAAGGTGCGAACCTTTATGTGAGCGGCCTGCCGAAGAACATGACGCAGCAGGATCTGGAGAACCTTTTCAATCCTTACGGAAGGATCATTACTTCTCGGATACTCTGCGACAACATCACCG GCTTGTCGAAAGGGGTCGGTTTTATAAGGTTCGACCAACGTGTCGAGGCCGAAAGGGCGATTCAAGAACTGAACGGAAGCGTTCCAAAGGGCTCGAGTGAGCCGATCACCGTCAAGTTTGCCAACAATCCAAGCAACAACAAGGCGATACCGCCGTTGGCCTATCTGGCACCCCAGGCGACACGTCGCTTTGGCGGCCCGATCCACCATCCAACTGGCCGCTTCAGGTACATTCCACTGTCGCCACTATCCAG GTACAGTCCGTTGGCGGGTGACCTCCTTGCGAACTCGATGCTGCCAGGTAACGCGATGAACGGTTCCGGTTGGTGCATCTTTGTCTACAACCTAGCACCCGAGACTGAGGAGAACGTCCTGTGGCAACTCTTCGGTCCTTTCGGCGCCGTCCAGTCGGTGAAGGTCATCCGGGATCTTCAGACAAACAAGTGCAAGGGTTTTGGTTTCGTAACGATGACCAATTACGAGGAGGCGGTGGTGGCGATTCAAAGCCTGAACGGTTACACCCTTGGCAATCGCGTGCTCCAGGTCAGCTTTAAGACGAACAAGAGCAAAGCCGCGTAG
- the LOC127064401 gene encoding ELAV-like protein 1 isoform X4 translates to MMANGMDTVVQQNGGSTLGQTSQEESKTNLIVNYLPQSMTQDEIRSLFSSIGEVESCKLIRDKLTGQSLGYGFVNYHRPEDAEKAINTLNGLRLQNKTIKVSYARPSSEAIKGANLYVSGLPKNMTQQDLENLFNPYGRIITSRILCDNITVRQFVLGGGDNLPGLSKGVGFIRFDQRVEAERAIQELNGSVPKGSSEPITVKFANNPSNNKAIPPLAYLAPQATRRFGGPIHHPTGRFRYIPLSPLSSTGKAMLAINKGLQRYSPLAGDLLANSMLPGNAMNGSGWCIFVYNLAPETEENVLWQLFGPFGAVQSVKVIRDLQTNKCKGFGFVTMTNYEEAVVAIQSLNGYTLGNRVLQVSFKTNKSKAA, encoded by the exons ATGATGGCGAACGGAATGGACACTGTCGTACAACAAAATGGAGGATCCACCCTCGGACAGACATCGCAGGAGGAGTCGAAGACGAATCTCATCGTAAATTATTTGCCTCAAAGTATGACGCAGGATGAAAtccgttctctcttctccagTATAGGCGAAGTCGAAAGCTGCAAACTTATCCGCGATAAACTTACCG GTCAGAGTTTGGGATATGGCTTTGTCAACTATCACCGGCCTGAAGATGCTGAGAAGGCCATAAACACGCTCAATGGTCTTCGTCTGCAGAATAAAACTATCAAG GTATCGTACGCGAGACCGAGCAGCGAAGCCATCAAAGGTGCGAACCTTTATGTGAGCGGCCTGCCGAAGAACATGACGCAGCAGGATCTGGAGAACCTTTTCAATCCTTACGGAAGGATCATTACTTCTCGGATACTCTGCGACAACATCACCG TACGACAGTTTGTGCTCGGCGGCGGAGACAATTTGCCCG GCTTGTCGAAAGGGGTCGGTTTTATAAGGTTCGACCAACGTGTCGAGGCCGAAAGGGCGATTCAAGAACTGAACGGAAGCGTTCCAAAGGGCTCGAGTGAGCCGATCACCGTCAAGTTTGCCAACAATCCAAGCAACAACAAGGCGATACCGCCGTTGGCCTATCTGGCACCCCAGGCGACACGTCGCTTTGGCGGCCCGATCCACCATCCAACTGGCCGCTTCAGGTACATTCCACTGTCGCCACTATCCAG CACTGGCAAGGCCATGCTTGCCATTAACAAAGGCTTACAGAG GTACAGTCCGTTGGCGGGTGACCTCCTTGCGAACTCGATGCTGCCAGGTAACGCGATGAACGGTTCCGGTTGGTGCATCTTTGTCTACAACCTAGCACCCGAGACTGAGGAGAACGTCCTGTGGCAACTCTTCGGTCCTTTCGGCGCCGTCCAGTCGGTGAAGGTCATCCGGGATCTTCAGACAAACAAGTGCAAGGGTTTTGGTTTCGTAACGATGACCAATTACGAGGAGGCGGTGGTGGCGATTCAAAGCCTGAACGGTTACACCCTTGGCAATCGCGTGCTCCAGGTCAGCTTTAAGACGAACAAGAGCAAAGCCGCGTAG
- the LOC127064401 gene encoding ELAV-like protein 1 isoform X9 has translation MMANGMDTVVQQNGGSTLGQTSQEESKTNLIVNYLPQSMTQDEIRSLFSSIGEVESCKLIRDKLTGQSLGYGFVNYHRPEDAEKAINTLNGLRLQNKTIKVSYARPSSEAIKGANLYVSGLPKNMTQQDLENLFNPYGRIITSRILCDNITGLSKGVGFIRFDQRVEAERAIQELNGSVPKGSSEPITVKFANNPSNNKAIPPLAYLAPQATRRFGGPIHHPTGRFRYSPLAGDLLANSMLPGNAMNGSGWCIFVYNLAPETEENVLWQLFGPFGAVQSVKVIRDLQTNKCKGFGFVTMTNYEEAVVAIQSLNGYTLGNRVLQVSFKTNKSKAA, from the exons ATGATGGCGAACGGAATGGACACTGTCGTACAACAAAATGGAGGATCCACCCTCGGACAGACATCGCAGGAGGAGTCGAAGACGAATCTCATCGTAAATTATTTGCCTCAAAGTATGACGCAGGATGAAAtccgttctctcttctccagTATAGGCGAAGTCGAAAGCTGCAAACTTATCCGCGATAAACTTACCG GTCAGAGTTTGGGATATGGCTTTGTCAACTATCACCGGCCTGAAGATGCTGAGAAGGCCATAAACACGCTCAATGGTCTTCGTCTGCAGAATAAAACTATCAAG GTATCGTACGCGAGACCGAGCAGCGAAGCCATCAAAGGTGCGAACCTTTATGTGAGCGGCCTGCCGAAGAACATGACGCAGCAGGATCTGGAGAACCTTTTCAATCCTTACGGAAGGATCATTACTTCTCGGATACTCTGCGACAACATCACCG GCTTGTCGAAAGGGGTCGGTTTTATAAGGTTCGACCAACGTGTCGAGGCCGAAAGGGCGATTCAAGAACTGAACGGAAGCGTTCCAAAGGGCTCGAGTGAGCCGATCACCGTCAAGTTTGCCAACAATCCAAGCAACAACAAGGCGATACCGCCGTTGGCCTATCTGGCACCCCAGGCGACACGTCGCTTTGGCGGCCCGATCCACCATCCAACTGGCCGCTTCAG GTACAGTCCGTTGGCGGGTGACCTCCTTGCGAACTCGATGCTGCCAGGTAACGCGATGAACGGTTCCGGTTGGTGCATCTTTGTCTACAACCTAGCACCCGAGACTGAGGAGAACGTCCTGTGGCAACTCTTCGGTCCTTTCGGCGCCGTCCAGTCGGTGAAGGTCATCCGGGATCTTCAGACAAACAAGTGCAAGGGTTTTGGTTTCGTAACGATGACCAATTACGAGGAGGCGGTGGTGGCGATTCAAAGCCTGAACGGTTACACCCTTGGCAATCGCGTGCTCCAGGTCAGCTTTAAGACGAACAAGAGCAAAGCCGCGTAG